The following coding sequences are from one Rattus norvegicus strain BN/NHsdMcwi chromosome 11, GRCr8, whole genome shotgun sequence window:
- the LOC120095563 gene encoding keratin-associated protein 20-2-like, which translates to MCCYGNYYGGLGYGYGCGCSYGDLGYGYGYGRFGYGCCHPCCHGRYWSYGFY; encoded by the coding sequence ATGTGCTGCTATGGAAACTACTATGGGGGTCTTGGTTATGGTTATGGCTGTGGCTGTAGCTATGGAGACCTAGGTTATGGCTATGGTTATGGCAGATTTGGATATGGCTGCTGCCACCCATGTTGCCATGGGAGATACTGGTCCTATGGATTCTACTGA